The following are encoded together in the Glycine max cultivar Williams 82 chromosome 8, Glycine_max_v4.0, whole genome shotgun sequence genome:
- the LOC100783420 gene encoding L-type lectin-domain containing receptor kinase IX.1 translates to MAASRYCKKTYVRAYFLHVTLIFLLLVIPRAAASLAFNYQQLGDTGNALKTSGDVYPDQDVLLLTRYEPDSYGRVTYYENLHLWDKNSGKVTDFTTHFSFTINTPNKTHHGDGITFFLAHPDFPQSGIDGSGIGLASREQLKNLNYAKDYPFVAVEFDTFVNDWDPKYDHVGIDVNSINTTDTTEWFTSMDERGYDADISYDSASNRLSVTLTGYKDSVKIKQHLFSVVNLSDVLPEWVEIGFSSATGFFYEEHTLSSWSFNSSLDKEQQKGGSKIGLVIGLSVGLGAGLSVLIVIWGVTFLVRWMLKNRGLEEVSLFDHAMDNDFERMSLPKKFSYEELARATNNFARENKIGEGGFGAVYRGLIRELNIHVAIKKVSRRSSQGVKEYASEVKIISQLRHKNLVQLLGWCHQNNDLLLVYEFMENGSLDSYLFKGKGLLAWKVRYDIARGLASALLYLHEEWEECVLHRDIKSSNVMLDSNFDAKLGDFGLARLMDHAIGSKTTVLAGTIGYLPPEAVTRGKASRESDVFSFGVAALEIACGRKAIEPNVNEEQLYLVDWVWELHGMVDLLKASDPSLYGHFDEKEMERLMIVGLWCTYTDFHLRPTIRQVVQVLNFEAPLPTLSPQVPSFSYNSSFSSMPSRTSAFANNQCVSSTSSSLGTGSSQSNTTCEVIISPAAAH, encoded by the coding sequence ATGGCAGCATCTCGTTACTGTAAGAAAACTTATGTACGTGCTTATTTTCTGCATGTAACATTAATATTCTTGCTCCTTGTAATTCCTCGTGCAGCAGCTTCATTAGCCTTCAACTATCAGCAACTTGGTGACACGGGAAACGCCCTCAAGACTTCAGGAGATGTCTATCCTGACCAAGATGTCCTCCTACTCACCCGTTATGAGCCAGATAGTTATGGTAGAGTTACATATTACGAAAATTTGCATCTTTGGGACAAGAACTCAGGAAAAGTCACAGACTTCACTACCCATTTCTCCTTTACCATCAACACCCCCAATAAAACCCATCATGGAGATGGCATCACCTTCTTTCTTGCACACCCAGACTTTCCACAATCGGGCATAGATGGAAGCGGTATCGGTCTTGCGAGCCGCGAACAACTTAAGAATCTGAATTACGCGAAGGATTATCCGTTTGTAGCGGTGGAATTCGATACCTTTGTTAATGACTGGGATCCTAAATATGACCATGTCGGTATCGATGTTAATTCTATCAACACTACTGACACTACGGAATGGTTCACAAGCATGGATGAGAGAGGATATGATGCTGATATTAGTTACGATTCTGCTTCAAACAGATTAAGTGTCACCTTAACTGGATATAAGGATAGTGTCAAAATTAAACAGCACTTATTCTCTGTGGTCAATCTGAGTGATGTCTTACCTGAATGGGTTGAAATTGGCTTCTCTTCAGCAACAGGATTTTTTTATGAGGAACATACTCTTAGCTCATGGTCCTTCAACTCTAGTTTAGACAAGGAACAACAAAAGGGTGGAAGCAAAATTGGGCTGGTGATAGGGCTGAGTGTTGGACTTGGTGCAGGGCTGAgtgttttaattgttatttgGGGGGTAACTTTCCTTGTGAGATGGATGCTGAAGAATAGAGGTTTGGAGGAAGTCTCACTTTTTGATCATGCTATGGACAACGATTTCGAAAGAATGTCTCTACCCAAGAAGTTTTCCTATGAAGAACTTGCCAGAGCAACTAATAACTTTgcaagagaaaacaaaattggaGAGGGAGGTTTTGGAGCAGTCTACAGGGGACTTATAAGAGAGTTGAACATCCATGTTGCCATTAAGAAGGTATCTCGCAGATCTAGTCAAGGAGTGAAGGAGTATGCATCTGAAGTAAAGATCATTAGCCAACTGAGGCATAAAAATTTGGTTCAACTCTTAGGGTGGTGCCATCAGAACAATGACCTGCTGCTGGTTTATGAGTTCATGGAAAATGGAAGCTTGGATTCTTATCTGTTTAAAGGAAAAGGCCTTCTGGCATGGAAAGTGAGATATGATATTGCTAGAGGCCTGGCCTCCGCATTATTATACCTGCATGAAGAGTGGGAAGAATGTGTGCTTCATAGGGACATAAAATCCAGCAATGTTATGTTGGATTCTAATTTTGATGCAAAGCTTGGTGATTTTGGGTTAGCCAGACTAATGGATCATGCAATAGGTTCAAAAACAACTGTTTTAGCAGGAACAATTGGATATTTGCCTCCTGAAGCTGTCACAAGAGGCAAGGCTAGTAGGGAGTCTGATGTATTCAGTTTTGGAGTTGCTGCTTTGGAGATAGCCTGTGGTAGAAAGGCAATTGAACCTAATGTGAATGAAGAACAGCTCTATTTGGTGGATTGGGTTTGGGAACTCCATGGCATGGTTGATCTTCTTAAAGCATCTGATCCAAGCTTATATGGACACTTTGATGAGAAGGAAATGGAGAGGTTAATGATAGTTGGCCTGTGGTGTACTTACACAGATTTCCATCTGAGGCCTACAATTAGGCAAGTTGTTCAGGTGCTTAATTTTGAAGCTCCACTTCCCACTCTCTCACCACAGGTTCCATCCTTTTCCTATAATTCATCTTTCAGCTCTATGCCCTCTAGGACTTCTGCTTTTGCAAATAACCAATGTGTCTCTTCAACTTCAAGTAGCTTAGGCACTGGATCCTCACAATCGAACACAACTTGTGAAGTCATCATTTCTCCAGCAGCCGCACATTGA
- the LOC100783956 gene encoding L-type lectin-domain containing receptor kinase IX.1 — MHVQLSNLNFSYHLVVMLLSIFFLLIIPYASSLSFNFPSFDPNDNRIIYNRSANAVAPNIQLTTNQADKGMNGSIGRATYYQPMHLWDKATGTLTDFSTNFSFVINSRGQSVYGDGIAFFLAPAGSMVPNSTLGGTMGLTLDNQILNSTDNPFVAVEFDIFGNDWDPPGEHVGIDINSLRSVANATWLADIKGGKVNQALISYNSTSLNLSVAFTGFKNGTALLHHLSVIVDLKLYLPEFVTVGFSAATGNLTAIHTLNSWDFNSTSIIAPSQKKKDKKALAVGLGVGGFVLIAGLGLISIRLWKKTSEEEDHDFEEYIDEDFERGAGPQKYSYAELAQAANGFKDEHKLGQGGFGGVYKGYLKDLKSHVAIKKVSEGSDQGIKEFASEVRIISRLRHRNLVNLIGWCHAGKKLLLVYEYMSNGSLDIHLFKKQSILQWAVRYNIARGLASALLYLHEEWEQCVVHRDIKPSNIMLDSEFNAKLGDFGLARFVDHAKSAQTTALAGTMGYMAPECTLGYRPASKESDVYSFGVVALEIACGRKPINHRAQENEISIVQWVWGLYGEGRILEAADQRLEGKFEEEQIKCLMIVGLWCAHPDHSNRPSIRQAIQVLNFEAPLPNLPSSLPVPTYLEHPLHSSILPFSINASEEGQSQITGCSSNTNSSGFTTTSDDASPSVSLMYSRRN, encoded by the coding sequence ATGCATGTCCAGTTATCCAATCTCAATTTCTCCTATCACTTAGTAGTGATGTTGTtatctattttcttcctcttgATTATCCCATATGCTTCCTCTTTGTCCTTTAACTTCCCTAGTTTTGATCCTAATGACAACAGAATAATATATAACAGATCAGCAAACGCTGTAGCACCAAATATCCAACTCACAACAAACCAAGCTGACAAGGGCATGAATGGAAGCATTGGTAGAGCCACTTATTACCAACCTATGCACCTGTGGGACAAAGCCACTGGAACTCTCACAGATTTCAGTACCAATTTCTCTTTTGTCATAAACTCACGAGGTCAAAGTGTATATGGAGATGGAATTGCATTCTTCCTTGCCCCTGCTGGTTCAATGGTTCCTAATTCCACATTAGGAGGTACTATGGGTCTGACACTTGATAACCAAATATTGAACTCCACAGACAATCCATTTGTTGCTGTGGAGTTTGATATCTTTGGGAATGACTGGGATCCACCCGGTGAACATGTTGGAATCGACATCAACTCTTTGAGATCTGTTGCTAATGCCACATGGTTGGCTGATATCAAGGGAGGGAAAGTCAACCAGGCTTTGATCAGTTACAACTCCACTTCATTAAATTTAAGCGTTGCGTTCacaggttttaaaaatggtACCGCTCTGCTACATCATCTATCTGTCATAGTTGATCTGAAACTTTATTTACCAGAATTTGTTACTGTTGGCTTCTCAGCTGCCACGGGAAATTTAACTGCTATACATACTCTCAATTCATGGGATTTTAACTCAACCTCCATTATAGCTCCCAGTCAGAAGAAAAAGGACAAGAAAGCCTTGGCAGTGGGATTGGGAGTTGGTGGATTTGTTTTGATTGCTGGGTTGGGGTTGATTTCAATTCGCTTGTGGAAGAAAACAAGTGAAGAGGAGGATCATGATTTTGAAGAGTATATAGATGAGGATTTTGAAAGGGGGGCAGGACCCCAGAAGTATTCATATGCTGAATTAGCACAAGCAGCTAACGGTTTCAAAGATGAGCACAAGCTAGGACAGGGAGGATTTGGAGGTGTTTATAAGGGTTACCTTAAAGACCTAAAGTCTCATGTAGCCATTAAGAAGGTATCAGAAGGCTCTGATCAAGGGATAAAGGAGTTTGCATCAGAAGTAAGAATTATTAGCCGGTTAAGGCATCGAAATCTTGTGAACTTGATTGGTTGGTGTCATGCAGGGAAAAAGCTCTTGCTTGTGTATGAGTACATGTCAAATGGAAGCTTGGATATTCATCTTTTCAAGAAGCAAAGCATTTTGCAATGGGCGGTGAGGTATAACATAGCTCGAGGATTGGCCTCAGCATTGCTATATTTGCACGAAGAATGGGAACAATGTGTAGTGCATAGAGACATAAAGCCAAGCAACATTATGCTGGATTCAGAGTTTAACGCCAAACTTGGGGATTTTGGTTTAGCAAGGTTTGTGGACCATGCAAAAAGTGCACAAACTACAGCTTTAGCTGGGACTATGGGCTACATGGCTCCTGAATGTACTTTGGGCTACAGGCCGGCTAGTAAGGAATCAGATGTCTACAGTTTTGGAGTTGTTGCTTTAGAGATAGCTTGTGGAAGAAAACCCATAAACCATAGGGctcaagaaaatgaaataagtaTTGTGCAGTGGGTGTGGGGACTCTATGGAGAAGGGAGAATTCTTGAAGCAGCAGATCAAAGACTAGAAGGGAAATTTGAGGAGGAGCAAATAAAATGCTTGATGATTGTTGGTCTTTGGTGTGCTCACCCTGACCATAGTAATAGACCTTCAATAAGGCAAGCAATTCAAGTGCTTAACTTTGAAGCTCCCTTGCCTAATCTTCCATCAAGTTTGCCTGTTCCAACATATCTTGAGCACCCACTGCACTCATCCATATTACCATTCAGCATAAATGCCTCAGAGGAAGGTCAAAGCCAGATCACAGGCTGCAGTTCAAACACAAATTCCTCCGGATTCACCACAACTTCTGATGATGCTTCTCCCTCTGTGTCGCTTATGTACTCACGGCGAAATTGA